One Panicum virgatum strain AP13 chromosome 9K, P.virgatum_v5, whole genome shotgun sequence genomic region harbors:
- the LOC120650690 gene encoding putative GEM-like protein 8: MESFAQEHVIGIPLASFAYAQEEAQGKPSCSALIHKKNKKSSFIYRMSKLSQKTDSYMQGFKEHLTLGPKFSETIKGKVSFGAKVLQAGSIDKVFREYFVVEKDEKLLKAFQCYLSTTAGPIAGMLFISTEKITFHSDRPLSLACSKGGKTRVPYKVLIPTKRIKSASVRENMYNPDEKYIDVVTVDGFDFWFMGFISYEKSFRYLQNVISELR; encoded by the exons ATGGAGAGTTTTGCCCAGGAGCATGTCATCGGAATTCCATTGGCTTCGTTTGCATATGCCCAAGAGGAAGCGCAAGGAAAACCTTCCTGTTCTGCCTTGATTCATAAGAAGA ATAAGAAGAGTTCCTTCATTTATCGGATGAGCAAATTGAGCCAGAAAACAGATAGCTACATGCAAGGGTTCAAAGAACACT TAACCCTGGGACCAAAATTTTCAGAAACTATCAAAGGGAAAGTAAGCTTTGGAGCAAAGGTTCTACAAGCTGGCAGCATTGATAAAGTCTTCAGGGAATACTTTGTAGTCGAGAAAGATGAGAAATTATTGAAGGCTTTCCAGTGTTATCTTTCAACCACAGCTGGTCCAATAGCTGGAATGCTTTTCATCTCAACTGAGAAGATAACATTCCATAGTGATAGGCCTCTGAGTTTAGCGTGTTCCAAAGGAGGCAAGACAAGGGTACCCTACAAG GTGTTGATCCCCACAAAAAGGATAAAGAGTGCTTCAGTCAGAGAAAATATGTACAATCCTGACGAGAAGTATATTGATGTAGTTACTGTTGATGGCTTTGATTTTTGGTTTATGGGTTTTATTAGCTACGAGAAGTCCTTCAGATATCTTCAGAATGTAATTTCGGAGTTGAGATGA